The proteins below are encoded in one region of Persephonella sp.:
- a CDS encoding histidine triad nucleotide-binding protein yields MENCVFCKIINREIPADVVYEDELMIAFKDIAPQAKVHILLVPKEHIPNNLYLEGRHKPVVGHIILKANEIAKQLGIAETGFRLIVNTGSHSGQEVPHIHWHLLGGEPLGRLICK; encoded by the coding sequence ATGGAAAACTGCGTTTTCTGCAAGATAATAAACAGAGAAATACCTGCAGATGTGGTTTATGAAGATGAGTTAATGATAGCATTTAAAGATATAGCACCTCAGGCAAAGGTTCACATACTTCTTGTTCCTAAAGAACACATACCGAATAACCTCTACCTTGAGGGAAGACATAAGCCTGTTGTGGGGCATATCATTCTGAAGGCAAATGAGATAGCAAAACAGCTTGGGATTGCCGAAACAGGTTTCAGGCTGATAGTCAACACAGGATCACATTCAGGTCAGGAAGTTCCCCACATTCACTGGCATCTGCTTGGTGGAGAACCGCTGGGAAGGTTGATATGCAAGTAG
- the hflX gene encoding GTPase HflX produces MRCILVGVKTKNRSDKELKQSLSELEGLVEALNGVALGKIYQKRDIPDPATFIGKGKAKQLKEISEGVKADTLIFDVELSPIQITNIEKITDVQVMDRTDLILSIFSERAKTKQAKLQVELATLQHQLPRVYGQKGKALSRIGGGMKTKGAGEKLGEIKARRIKERISKIKKELEHIKKQRKQQRKWRNKDQSVLKVALVGYTNAGKSSLLHRLTKRETFISDQLFATLDTKTSYIMFPDVDKKVVITDTVGFVKDMPEEIMEAFMATLEEVEEADLILHVVDISDENWLEKLESVEKILRKIKVEDKPSIVVLNKIDKIIPSADLIDHSQEGMMTGNKESIIISTEKGWNVDKLMEKLKEFAVNLSPIGYN; encoded by the coding sequence ATGAGGTGTATTCTTGTAGGAGTAAAAACTAAAAACAGATCAGATAAAGAGCTAAAACAGTCTCTATCTGAACTTGAGGGACTGGTGGAAGCCTTAAACGGCGTTGCGTTAGGTAAGATCTACCAGAAAAGGGATATTCCTGACCCTGCAACATTTATAGGAAAAGGAAAGGCAAAACAGCTAAAAGAGATCTCTGAAGGTGTAAAGGCAGACACCTTAATATTTGATGTAGAGTTGTCTCCTATCCAGATAACCAACATTGAGAAAATAACAGATGTTCAGGTTATGGACAGAACAGACCTTATACTTTCCATATTTTCAGAAAGGGCAAAAACAAAACAGGCAAAACTTCAGGTTGAGCTTGCCACTTTACAGCATCAGCTTCCAAGAGTTTACGGTCAAAAAGGAAAAGCCCTATCAAGAATTGGCGGGGGAATGAAAACAAAAGGTGCAGGAGAAAAACTGGGAGAGATAAAAGCAAGAAGAATAAAAGAAAGAATATCAAAAATAAAAAAAGAGCTTGAGCATATTAAAAAACAGAGGAAACAGCAGAGAAAATGGAGAAATAAGGATCAATCAGTCCTTAAAGTTGCCCTTGTTGGTTATACAAATGCGGGAAAATCAAGTCTCCTTCACAGACTTACCAAAAGGGAGACCTTTATATCTGACCAGCTTTTTGCAACACTGGACACAAAAACATCTTACATAATGTTTCCTGATGTTGATAAGAAAGTTGTTATAACTGATACTGTTGGTTTTGTTAAAGATATGCCTGAGGAGATAATGGAGGCTTTTATGGCAACACTTGAAGAAGTAGAGGAAGCTGATCTTATACTTCATGTTGTGGACATATCAGATGAAAACTGGCTTGAAAAACTTGAGTCGGTTGAAAAAATCCTAAGAAAAATAAAGGTTGAGGATAAACCCTCAATTGTTGTTCTCAACAAAATTGATAAAATTATTCCTTCTGCTGATCTTATAGATCACTCACAGGAAGGAATGATGACAGGAAATAAAGAAAGTATTATCATATCAACAGAAAAAGGCTGGAATGTTGATAAACTGATGGAAAAACTTAAAGAGTTTGCTGTAAACCTTTCTCCAATAGGTTATAATTAA
- the hfq gene encoding RNA chaperone Hfq has protein sequence MNIQDELLEELKEEGKEVVVYLTRGTRITGKILASDQFTILLDVNGEKQLVYKHAISTIVAET, from the coding sequence ATGAACATACAGGACGAGCTTCTTGAGGAGCTGAAAGAGGAAGGTAAGGAGGTGGTTGTTTATCTTACGAGAGGAACAAGAATAACAGGAAAAATCCTTGCATCTGACCAGTTTACAATCCTCCTTGATGTTAACGGTGAAAAACAGCTTGTTTACAAGCATGCTATAAGCACTATAGTTGCAGAAACATAA
- the miaA gene encoding tRNA (adenosine(37)-N6)-dimethylallyltransferase MiaA encodes MKIIVITGTTATGKTDLSIELAHRIEGEIVSADSMMVYRYMDIGTAKPSLEERKGIQHYLIDVVDPDYDFSVKDFIELADQSIKKIIQKGKVPIVVGGSWLYIHALIYGLTDAPPTDWKLREKLYKKDSHLLFEQLTDIDPEYASKIHINDKKRIVRALEVYMLTGKPFSFFHKKHGFKEKRYNFIGFVFEREKKELMERIQIRVEEMFRKGLVDEVKNLLDLGYEDALTAKQAIGYKETIPYIKGQITLEEAKKEVIKNTKDFAKRQIRTFRSKLKPDKNWQKIDLSNYTKEKLLDTIIKKI; translated from the coding sequence ATGAAAATAATCGTAATAACAGGAACAACAGCAACAGGTAAAACGGATCTGTCTATAGAGCTTGCCCACAGGATAGAAGGGGAGATTGTAAGTGCAGATTCTATGATGGTTTACAGGTATATGGATATAGGAACAGCAAAACCGTCTTTAGAAGAAAGGAAAGGTATACAGCATTATTTAATTGATGTTGTTGATCCTGATTATGACTTTTCAGTTAAAGATTTTATTGAACTGGCAGACCAGAGCATAAAAAAAATCATACAAAAAGGAAAAGTTCCCATTGTTGTTGGGGGAAGCTGGCTATACATACATGCCCTGATCTACGGACTGACAGATGCCCCCCCTACAGACTGGAAGTTAAGAGAAAAACTGTATAAAAAAGACAGCCATCTGCTTTTTGAACAGCTTACAGATATAGATCCTGAATATGCCTCAAAAATACACATTAATGATAAAAAAAGAATTGTAAGAGCACTTGAGGTTTATATGCTGACAGGAAAACCTTTTTCTTTTTTTCACAAAAAACATGGGTTTAAAGAAAAAAGGTATAACTTTATAGGCTTTGTGTTTGAAAGAGAAAAAAAAGAACTGATGGAAAGGATACAGATAAGGGTGGAAGAGATGTTTAGAAAAGGGCTTGTTGATGAGGTAAAAAATCTTTTAGATTTAGGTTATGAAGACGCACTCACAGCAAAGCAGGCAATAGGATACAAAGAGACAATCCCATACATAAAAGGTCAAATAACGTTAGAAGAAGCAAAAAAGGAAGTTATAAAAAACACAAAGGATTTTGCAAAAAGACAGATTAGAACATTCAGATCAAAACTAAAACCTGATAAAAACTGGCAAAAAATAGATCTATCTAACTATACAAAGGAAAAACTTTTAGATACAATTATTAAAAAAATATAA
- a CDS encoding IclR family transcriptional regulator: protein MKRKGAKTSIEKALDLIETLKERDNLGVTELSGILGLNKNNVFRILATLEVKGIVEQDRETGHYKLGMRLLSLEHSYIENLHFLKKAKPFIRNLRNRTLESVYLSIPHKDSIVYIYSEETKRSVLVNSRIGKRYPIDKTAAGKAIKKGIKDKDFFIEEDINGAEPEVTELATVIREESGQPIASISILVPSERLKKEDKEFLKSMLLETGAGISKQL, encoded by the coding sequence ATGAAAAGAAAAGGTGCAAAAACATCAATAGAAAAGGCTCTTGATCTTATTGAGACATTAAAGGAGAGGGACAATCTGGGAGTTACAGAGCTAAGCGGTATTTTGGGTCTGAATAAAAACAATGTTTTCAGGATACTTGCCACTCTTGAGGTTAAAGGTATAGTTGAACAGGATAGGGAGACCGGTCATTACAAACTTGGAATGAGGCTTCTTTCTCTGGAACATTCATACATTGAAAATTTGCATTTTTTAAAAAAAGCAAAACCCTTCATTAGAAATCTCAGGAACAGAACATTGGAAAGTGTTTACCTTTCTATTCCCCATAAGGATTCTATTGTTTATATTTATTCTGAAGAAACAAAAAGATCTGTTCTGGTTAACTCAAGAATCGGAAAAAGGTATCCTATAGATAAAACAGCTGCAGGAAAGGCCATAAAAAAGGGAATTAAGGATAAAGATTTTTTTATAGAGGAAGATATAAACGGTGCAGAGCCTGAAGTAACCGAACTGGCAACTGTTATAAGGGAAGAGTCAGGACAACCTATAGCTTCTATATCTATTCTCGTTCCTTCAGAAAGGCTGAAAAAAGAGGATAAAGAATTTTTAAAAAGTATGTTGCTGGAAACTGGAGCTGGTATATCAAAGCAGTTATAA